The Henckelia pumila isolate YLH828 chromosome 2, ASM3356847v2, whole genome shotgun sequence genome includes a window with the following:
- the LOC140878100 gene encoding uncharacterized protein, with protein sequence MSCIVWNDRGLGNQRAFRELKRLCAEKSPTLLFISETKVRTSRYKWWREVLGFTGMFGVDCNGRSGGLLIIWKEPFDVTIHFYTSGHIYSTIKHDNKLWRFTGFYGHPDYRLRNQSWMLLRRLKDQQEFQGIPWLVGGDFNEICYDSEKLGGNTKPYAQTQAFRDILYFCSLQDLHHHGEFFKWVNRRQLEEIIFECLDRYVGTYAWRMMYPAARAHSLEFYHLDHRPIIIELGSTLHLPTFKRRLFRFETHWITEPDCFEIVEKGWQKENEALSL encoded by the coding sequence ATGAGTTGCATCGTTTGGAATGATCGGGGGCTTGGGAACCAACGAGCATTCCGTGAACTGAAGCGGCTTTGTGCCGAAAAGAGCCCAACCTTACTTTTTATCTCTGAGACAAAAGTAAGGACTTCTAGATACAAGTGGTGGAGGGAGGTTCTTGGTTTCACTGGAATGTTTGGGGTTGATTGTAATGGTAGGAGTGGGGGTCTGCTTATAATCTGGAAAGAGCCTTTTGATGTAACTATCCACTTTTATACTTCTGGTCACATTTATAGCACCATCAAGCATGATAATAAATTATGGAGATTCACGGGATTCTATGGTCATCCAGATTATCGGCTTCGGAATCAATCCTGGATGCTTCTAAGACGTTTAAAGGATCAGCAAGAATTTCAAGGCATTCCTTGGCTTGTCGGTGGAGACTTTAATGAGATTTGCTATGATAGTGAGAAGTTGGGAGGGAATACTAAACCTTATGCCCAGACTCAAGCCTTCCGTGACATTCTATATTTTTGTTCATTGCAGGATTTACACCACCATGGAGAGTTTTTTAAATGGGTGAATCGCCGACAGCTGGAGGAGATTATTTTCGAATGCCTTGATAGATATGTGGGAACTTATGCATGGCGAATGATGTATCCAGCAGCTCGTGCACACTCTCTAGAGTTCTATCACTTGGACCATCGTCCAATTATTATTGAGCTTGGCTCTACCCTGCATCTTCCAACTTTTAAAAGGAGGTTGTTTCGTTTTGAGACTCATTGGATTACCGAACCTGATTGTTTTGAGATTGTGGAAAAGGGATGGCAGAAAGAGAATGAGGCTCTATCTTTGTAG